In a single window of the Delftia tsuruhatensis genome:
- a CDS encoding pseudouridine synthase: MMGSDISNDQGAKPASEETGAEPKARPARSRASRPEARPGARPARKPRPAAVSQEAGEAPVEDETQGAHEVPAAAVEGYGFADVVSGEFDAAEERGDTPPAKRVLLPQVDSPKLHKVLAQAGLGSRLEMEQLILEGRISVNNEPAHVGQRIQFGDQIKVNGQPIRFRIEPPPARVIAYHKPVGEVVTHDDPQNRPTVFRKLPRLQHGKWQSVGRLDLNTEGLLLFTSSGELANSLMHPRFGLEREYAARVLGALSKEEKQRLTDGVQLEDGEAAFGSIEDGGGEGANCWYRVTISEGRNREVRRMFEAVGHAVSRLIRIRYGAMVLPRGLKRGAWVELDQADIQALMSAAGVKARAPAAPKGANNGARRGAADRSAPRREGGGRYFDGNRPAPNAMLDGQRPRPAAKGGKPAGQGGQGGRGAGGRGQGGGQQPDPMRTSVGYIGTDSLVRARQNAKRNPGGGRRGGR; this comes from the coding sequence ATGATGGGTAGTGACATCTCCAATGACCAGGGCGCCAAGCCGGCGTCCGAAGAAACCGGCGCCGAACCCAAGGCCCGGCCTGCGCGTTCCCGCGCTTCCAGGCCCGAGGCCCGGCCTGGTGCCAGGCCTGCGCGCAAGCCACGTCCCGCCGCCGTGTCGCAGGAGGCTGGCGAGGCGCCGGTGGAGGATGAGACACAGGGCGCGCATGAGGTGCCAGCCGCTGCGGTCGAGGGCTACGGTTTCGCCGATGTGGTCTCAGGTGAATTCGATGCCGCCGAGGAGCGCGGCGATACCCCGCCCGCCAAGCGCGTGCTGCTGCCCCAGGTCGATTCGCCCAAGCTGCACAAGGTGCTGGCCCAGGCCGGTCTGGGTTCGCGCCTGGAGATGGAGCAACTGATTCTCGAAGGCCGCATCTCGGTCAACAATGAGCCGGCCCACGTGGGCCAGCGCATCCAGTTCGGCGACCAGATCAAGGTCAACGGCCAGCCCATCCGCTTTCGCATCGAGCCGCCGCCGGCGCGCGTCATCGCCTACCACAAGCCCGTGGGCGAGGTCGTCACGCACGACGATCCGCAAAACCGTCCCACGGTGTTCCGCAAGCTGCCGCGCCTGCAGCATGGCAAATGGCAGTCCGTGGGCCGCCTGGACCTGAATACCGAGGGCCTGCTGCTGTTCACCAGCTCGGGCGAGCTGGCGAACTCGCTCATGCACCCGCGTTTCGGTCTGGAGCGTGAGTATGCGGCCCGCGTGCTGGGGGCACTGAGCAAGGAAGAAAAGCAGCGCCTGACCGATGGCGTGCAGCTGGAGGACGGGGAGGCGGCCTTCGGCTCCATCGAGGACGGCGGCGGCGAGGGGGCCAACTGCTGGTACCGCGTCACGATCTCCGAGGGTCGCAACCGCGAGGTGCGCCGCATGTTCGAGGCCGTGGGCCATGCCGTCAGCCGGCTGATCCGGATCCGCTATGGCGCCATGGTGCTGCCGCGTGGACTCAAGCGGGGCGCATGGGTGGAGCTTGATCAGGCGGACATCCAGGCATTGATGTCTGCCGCTGGCGTCAAGGCGCGTGCACCGGCAGCGCCCAAGGGCGCGAACAACGGCGCCCGCCGTGGCGCGGCGGATCGCAGTGCGCCGCGTCGCGAGGGGGGAGGCCGCTATTTCGACGGCAACCGTCCTGCGCCCAATGCCATGCTCGATGGTCAGCGTCCCAGGCCTGCGGCCAAGGGTGGCAAGCCCGCGGGGCAAGGTGGCCAGGGCGGTCGCGGCGCGGGTGGCCGGGGGCAGGGCGGTGGCCAGCAGCCCGATCCCATGCGCACCTCGGTCGGCTACATCGGCACGGACAGCCTGGTGCGAGCGCGCCAGAATGCCAAGCGCAACCCCGGCGGTGGACGCCGGGGCGGCCGCTGA
- the ndk gene encoding nucleoside-diphosphate kinase: MAIERTLSIIKPDAVAKNVIGQIYARFEGAGLKVIAAKMVHLSRGEAEQFYAVHKERPFFKDLVDFMVSGPVMIQALEGENAILKNRELMGATDPKKAEKGTIRADFADSIDANAVHGSDAAETAAVEVAFFFPGMNVYSR; the protein is encoded by the coding sequence ATGGCCATCGAACGTACTCTTTCCATCATCAAGCCCGACGCCGTTGCCAAGAACGTGATCGGCCAGATCTACGCACGCTTCGAAGGCGCAGGCCTGAAGGTCATCGCCGCCAAGATGGTGCACCTGTCGCGCGGCGAAGCCGAGCAGTTCTACGCCGTCCACAAGGAGCGTCCCTTCTTCAAGGACCTGGTGGACTTCATGGTCTCCGGCCCCGTGATGATCCAGGCCCTGGAAGGCGAGAACGCCATCCTGAAGAACCGCGAACTGATGGGCGCCACCGACCCCAAGAAGGCCGAGAAGGGCACGATCCGCGCCGACTTCGCCGACAGCATCGACGCCAACGCCGTGCACGGCTCGGACGCTGCTGAAACTGCAGCCGTGGAAGTGGCATTCTTCTTCCCCGGCATGAACGTCTACTCGCGCTGA
- the rlmN gene encoding 23S rRNA (adenine(2503)-C(2))-methyltransferase RlmN, protein MNTNLLDFDLDGLAAYCEQLGEKRFRATQLFRWIHQRGASDFDQMSDLAKSLREKLKARAHITALPVLTEHVSADGTVKWLFDVGDGNAVESVFIPEDDRGTLCVSSQAGCAVGCRFCSTGHQGFSRNLGTGEILAQLWYAEHALRKRLGTGSERVISNVVMMGMGEPLQNYTALVPALRVMLDDHGYGLSRRRVTVSTSGVVPMMDRLSQDCAVALAVSLHAPNDELRDPLVPLNRKYPIRELLDACERYLQFAPRDFITFEYCMLDGVNDQPEHARQLIELVRARGDGRSWCKFNLIPFNPFPASGLLRSPAARVTEFASLLSNAGIVTTVRKTRGDDIDAACGQLAGDVKDRTRAAERMARQRTIVLKQMP, encoded by the coding sequence ATGAATACCAATTTGCTAGATTTTGATCTCGACGGACTGGCCGCATATTGCGAGCAGCTCGGCGAGAAGCGTTTCCGCGCAACGCAGCTGTTTCGCTGGATCCACCAGCGTGGCGCCAGCGACTTCGACCAGATGAGCGACCTGGCCAAGTCCCTGCGCGAAAAGCTCAAGGCGCGAGCCCACATCACGGCCTTGCCGGTGCTGACCGAGCATGTGTCCGCCGATGGAACGGTCAAGTGGCTGTTCGACGTGGGCGACGGCAATGCCGTCGAATCCGTTTTCATTCCCGAGGATGATCGTGGCACGCTGTGCGTGTCGTCCCAGGCCGGCTGTGCCGTGGGTTGCCGTTTTTGTTCCACGGGCCACCAGGGTTTCAGCCGCAACCTGGGCACGGGCGAGATCCTGGCCCAGCTCTGGTATGCGGAGCATGCGCTGCGCAAGCGCCTGGGCACGGGCAGCGAGCGCGTCATCTCCAACGTGGTGATGATGGGCATGGGCGAGCCGCTGCAGAACTACACGGCCCTGGTGCCGGCGTTGCGCGTGATGCTGGACGACCATGGCTATGGCCTGTCGCGCCGCCGCGTGACGGTCTCCACCTCGGGCGTGGTGCCCATGATGGACCGGCTGTCCCAGGATTGCGCCGTGGCGCTGGCTGTGTCGCTGCATGCGCCCAATGACGAACTGCGCGATCCACTGGTGCCGCTGAACCGCAAGTATCCGATCCGCGAACTGCTCGATGCCTGCGAGCGATACCTGCAATTCGCGCCGCGTGACTTCATCACGTTCGAATATTGCATGCTCGATGGCGTCAATGACCAGCCCGAGCATGCACGCCAACTGATAGAGTTGGTCCGCGCGCGTGGCGACGGCCGCAGCTGGTGCAAGTTCAACCTGATCCCGTTCAACCCCTTTCCGGCTTCCGGGTTGCTGCGCTCACCCGCGGCACGGGTGACGGAATTCGCCAGCCTGCTGAGCAATGCCGGCATCGTGACCACGGTGCGCAAGACACGCGGCGACGACATCGACGCGGCCTGCGGCCAGCTGGCTGGTGATGTCAAGGACCGTACGCGCGCTGCCGAGCGCATGGCAAGGCAGCGCACCATCGTTCTCAAGCAGATGCCTTGA
- the pilW gene encoding type IV pilus biogenesis/stability protein PilW: protein MKSVARQLRTGDVGGYMLWAVPVLVLALAGCASKQSQVSPATSGASNASSVSNAPMASAAEADPRRRAAIRLELAASYFQAGRIDVALEEVNQALASDPGSADGYGLLGLIYMRNQDWEQADASLRKAVALRPQDGDLLHNYGWLLCQRKQYAEAQQWLDKALVQPGYLERPKTWMAKGLCLQQAGLLPDAQQALLKGYELDPGNPVIAYHLSNVMLQAGDARRAQFYIRRLNGSPQSNAESLWLGIKIERALQQSAAMRQLADQLHQRFPESRQWLAYERGAFNE, encoded by the coding sequence ATGAAGTCAGTGGCTCGGCAGCTGCGAACGGGGGATGTGGGTGGATACATGCTCTGGGCCGTACCCGTGCTGGTTCTTGCCTTGGCGGGCTGTGCCAGCAAGCAGTCCCAGGTTTCTCCGGCGACTTCGGGTGCCAGCAACGCTTCTTCCGTCTCCAACGCGCCGATGGCCTCGGCCGCAGAGGCCGACCCCCGCCGCCGGGCAGCGATCCGCCTGGAGCTGGCGGCTTCCTACTTTCAGGCCGGCCGCATCGATGTGGCCCTGGAGGAGGTGAACCAGGCGCTGGCCTCGGACCCCGGGTCGGCCGATGGCTATGGCCTGCTGGGACTGATCTACATGCGCAACCAGGATTGGGAGCAGGCGGATGCCAGCCTGCGCAAGGCCGTCGCTCTGCGCCCCCAGGATGGCGATCTGCTGCACAACTACGGCTGGCTGCTGTGCCAGCGCAAGCAGTACGCGGAAGCCCAGCAATGGCTGGACAAGGCCCTGGTCCAGCCCGGCTACCTGGAGCGCCCCAAGACCTGGATGGCCAAGGGCCTGTGCCTGCAGCAGGCCGGCCTGCTGCCCGATGCCCAACAGGCGCTGCTCAAGGGCTACGAGCTCGATCCCGGCAATCCCGTCATCGCCTACCACCTGAGCAATGTGATGCTGCAAGCAGGCGACGCCCGGCGGGCGCAGTTCTACATCCGCCGCCTGAACGGCAGCCCCCAGTCCAATGCGGAAAGCCTGTGGCTGGGTATCAAGATAGAGAGGGCGCTGCAGCAATCTGCGGCGATGCGGCAGCTGGCGGACCAGCTGCACCAGCGCTTCCCGGAGTCCCGCCAATGGCTGGCCTACGAGCGTGGAGCATTCAATGAGTGA
- a CDS encoding helix-turn-helix domain-containing protein: protein MSEVSAVHDETGTQGENAQTSVTAGMLLRQAREAAGLSLAGLAAALKVPAPKLEALEADDHAAFQDHVFMRALAQSICRTLRMDSAQVLALLPRTQLKSLADDRGGINATFKERSFKAAGTPLGRENGSRKVAIIVLLLLAAAAAVYFLPKQEGDAEEARTDSSNAVALVPPAAVVSEPAAAQEPVAPQAAASAEAPAAAPELAAVPAPAGSVEPAATAVPAPSAEVAAATAQTPGGVLVMKASAQSWVQVKDANGRVVLQKTLEAGETVSADGAPPLSVIVGNASGTEVRVRGELLEVARTTRDNVARFEVK from the coding sequence ATGAGTGAGGTGTCGGCGGTGCATGACGAAACAGGTACGCAAGGCGAGAACGCACAAACTTCAGTGACGGCGGGCATGCTGCTGCGCCAGGCGCGCGAGGCGGCGGGCCTGTCTCTGGCAGGTCTGGCGGCCGCGCTCAAGGTCCCGGCTCCCAAGCTGGAGGCGCTGGAGGCGGATGACCATGCCGCATTCCAGGACCATGTCTTCATGCGGGCCCTGGCCCAGAGCATCTGCCGCACCCTGCGCATGGATTCCGCGCAGGTGCTGGCGTTGCTGCCGCGCACCCAGCTCAAGAGTCTGGCCGACGACCGGGGCGGCATCAACGCCACGTTCAAGGAACGCTCCTTCAAGGCGGCCGGTACGCCGCTGGGCCGTGAAAACGGCTCGCGCAAGGTCGCCATCATCGTGCTGCTGCTGCTGGCCGCCGCCGCCGCCGTGTACTTCCTGCCCAAGCAGGAAGGCGATGCCGAGGAGGCGCGCACGGACTCCTCCAATGCCGTGGCCCTCGTGCCGCCGGCGGCTGTCGTATCCGAACCCGCGGCCGCGCAGGAGCCCGTCGCTCCCCAGGCCGCAGCGTCGGCCGAGGCGCCCGCTGCGGCGCCGGAGCTCGCCGCTGTACCGGCGCCGGCGGGGAGCGTGGAGCCGGCTGCCACAGCCGTGCCCGCGCCATCCGCAGAGGTGGCCGCTGCCACGGCCCAAACGCCTGGTGGTGTGCTGGTCATGAAGGCCAGCGCACAATCGTGGGTGCAGGTCAAGGATGCCAATGGCCGCGTGGTGCTGCAAAAGACGCTGGAGGCTGGCGAGACCGTCAGCGCCGATGGGGCGCCGCCGCTGTCGGTCATCGTCGGGAACGCCAGCGGTACCGAAGTGCGCGTGCGTGGCGAACTGCTGGAAGTGGCCAGGACCACCCGCGACAACGTAGCCCGCTTTGAGGTGAAGTGA
- the ispG gene encoding flavodoxin-dependent (E)-4-hydroxy-3-methylbut-2-enyl-diphosphate synthase, with product MQDFSSTQQPIAISSPLPRKSRQARVVWRNNVVTVGGDAPVRVQSMTNTDTVDAVETAIQVRQLAQAGSEMVRITVNTPEAAAAVPYIREQLDRMGEYVPLVGDFHYNGHRLLTDYPACAEALSKYRINPGNVGKGDKKDRQFGQMIEAAARYDKAVRIGVNWGSLDQELMARLMDENSRRAQPWDTRQVMFEALISSAVDSARLAESMGLNGDNIILSCKVSGVQDLISVYRALAQRCDYALHLGLTEAGMGTKGTVASAAALSVLLQEGIGDTIRVSLTPQPGEARTQEVVVASEILQALGLRIFVPSVTACPGCGRTTSTTFQELAKQIDDYLRGQMPLWRMKYPGVEAMKVAVMGCIVNGPGESKHANIGISLPGTGEAPAAPVYIDGEKAMTLRGERIAEEFQVLVEDYVARTYGATAASA from the coding sequence GTGCAAGATTTTTCCTCCACGCAGCAGCCGATCGCGATCTCCTCGCCGCTGCCGCGCAAGTCCCGCCAGGCCCGCGTGGTCTGGCGCAACAACGTCGTCACGGTGGGCGGCGATGCGCCCGTGCGCGTGCAGTCCATGACCAACACCGACACGGTGGACGCGGTCGAGACGGCCATCCAGGTGCGCCAGCTGGCCCAGGCCGGCTCGGAGATGGTGCGCATCACCGTCAACACGCCCGAGGCCGCGGCCGCCGTGCCCTACATCCGCGAGCAGCTCGACCGCATGGGCGAGTACGTGCCCCTGGTCGGTGACTTCCACTACAACGGCCACCGCCTGCTGACCGATTACCCGGCCTGCGCCGAGGCATTGTCCAAATACCGCATCAACCCCGGCAACGTCGGCAAGGGCGACAAGAAGGACAGGCAGTTCGGCCAGATGATCGAGGCGGCGGCACGGTATGACAAGGCCGTGCGCATCGGCGTCAACTGGGGCTCGCTGGACCAGGAGCTGATGGCACGCCTCATGGACGAGAACTCGCGCCGTGCCCAGCCCTGGGACACGCGCCAGGTCATGTTCGAGGCATTGATCTCCTCGGCCGTCGACTCCGCGCGGCTGGCCGAATCCATGGGCCTGAACGGAGACAACATCATCCTGTCGTGCAAGGTCAGCGGCGTGCAGGACCTGATCTCGGTCTATCGGGCGCTGGCGCAGCGCTGCGACTATGCGCTGCACCTGGGTCTGACCGAGGCCGGCATGGGTACCAAGGGCACGGTGGCCTCGGCCGCCGCGCTGTCGGTACTGCTGCAGGAGGGCATCGGCGACACCATCCGCGTGTCGCTCACGCCCCAGCCCGGCGAGGCGCGGACCCAGGAAGTGGTGGTCGCCTCCGAGATCCTGCAAGCCCTGGGCCTGCGCATCTTCGTGCCCAGCGTCACGGCTTGCCCGGGCTGCGGGCGCACGACCAGCACCACCTTCCAGGAACTGGCCAAGCAGATCGATGACTACCTGCGTGGTCAGATGCCGCTGTGGCGCATGAAGTATCCAGGGGTGGAGGCCATGAAGGTCGCCGTGATGGGATGCATCGTCAACGGCCCTGGCGAGAGCAAGCACGCCAACATCGGCATCAGCCTGCCCGGCACGGGGGAGGCGCCCGCCGCGCCCGTCTACATCGACGGCGAGAAAGCCATGACGCTGCGCGGCGAGCGCATTGCCGAAGAGTTCCAGGTCCTGGTCGAGGACTATGTGGCGCGCACTTATGGCGCCACCGCCGCGTCCGCCTGA
- the hisS gene encoding histidine--tRNA ligase produces MNDILPAESARWEWLEAQVRELMARFAYRNVRTPIVEHTQLFVRGIGEVTDIVEKEMYSFEDRLNGEHLTLRPEGTASLVRATIENNLLYDGGKRMWYMGPMFRHERPQRGRYRQFHQIGAEALGFAGPDVDAELIMLAISLWKQLGLTQWRLEINSLGQPEERKAHREALIAYLEQHQDVMDEEARRRMYSNPLRVLDTKNPAMQEMVNGAPRLLDFLGEASLAHFDGLKAILDANGVPWTVNPRLVRGLDYYNLTVFEFVTDLLGSQGTICAGGRYDYLIEQVGGKSAPAVGWALGVERVLELVKELGTDIPAPTLHAYAIVPDASAMPVALRTLQQLREAGVRVQMHAAGAEGMGSMKSQFKKADASGAHFALIFGADELQQGLVTVKSLRDGAGQQVQQALADAAQWAATLQSAA; encoded by the coding sequence ATGAACGACATTCTTCCCGCCGAGTCCGCCCGCTGGGAATGGCTGGAAGCGCAGGTGCGCGAATTGATGGCGCGCTTTGCCTACCGCAATGTGCGCACGCCCATCGTCGAGCATACGCAGCTGTTCGTGCGCGGCATCGGCGAGGTGACCGACATCGTCGAAAAGGAGATGTACTCCTTCGAGGACCGGCTCAATGGCGAGCACCTGACGCTGCGCCCCGAGGGCACGGCCAGTCTGGTGCGTGCCACCATCGAGAACAATCTGCTGTACGACGGCGGCAAGCGCATGTGGTACATGGGGCCCATGTTCCGCCATGAGCGCCCGCAGCGCGGCCGCTACCGCCAGTTCCACCAGATCGGCGCCGAGGCCCTGGGTTTCGCCGGCCCCGACGTGGATGCCGAGCTCATCATGCTGGCGATTTCCCTGTGGAAGCAGCTGGGCCTGACCCAGTGGCGCCTGGAGATCAACAGCCTGGGCCAGCCCGAGGAGCGCAAGGCCCACCGCGAGGCCCTGATCGCCTACCTGGAGCAGCACCAGGACGTGATGGACGAGGAGGCCAGGCGCCGCATGTACAGCAACCCGCTGCGCGTGCTGGACACCAAGAACCCCGCCATGCAGGAAATGGTCAACGGCGCGCCGCGCCTGCTGGACTTCCTGGGCGAGGCCTCGCTGGCCCACTTCGACGGACTCAAGGCCATCCTGGACGCCAACGGCGTGCCCTGGACCGTGAACCCGCGCCTGGTGCGCGGCCTGGACTACTACAACCTGACGGTGTTCGAGTTCGTCACCGACCTGCTGGGCTCGCAGGGCACGATCTGCGCGGGCGGCCGCTACGACTATCTGATCGAGCAGGTCGGAGGCAAGAGCGCGCCGGCCGTCGGCTGGGCCCTGGGCGTGGAGCGCGTGCTCGAACTCGTCAAGGAACTGGGCACGGACATCCCCGCGCCCACCTTGCATGCCTACGCCATCGTGCCCGATGCATCGGCCATGCCGGTGGCGCTGCGCACGCTGCAACAGCTGCGTGAAGCCGGCGTGCGGGTACAGATGCACGCCGCCGGTGCAGAAGGCATGGGCAGCATGAAGTCCCAGTTCAAGAAGGCCGATGCCAGCGGCGCGCATTTCGCGCTGATCTTCGGGGCCGACGAACTCCAGCAGGGCCTGGTCACCGTCAAGTCGCTGCGCGATGGCGCAGGCCAGCAGGTGCAGCAAGCCCTGGCCGATGCGGCCCAATGGGCCGCCACCCTACAATCGGCGGCCTGA
- a CDS encoding YfgM family protein: MANHFDLEEQEQIEQLKHFWNTWGTLITGVLVVVFVGFAGWNGYQYWEKRQATQAAALSHAVDVALASKDSARAGQAFADLKDKYAGTTQAAQAGLLLAKAAVDEGRLDDAKAALAWVADKGDDGYKALAKLRLSAVLEQQHQYDEALKALEGSMPESFAGIVADRRGDIYAAQDKRAEAVEQYQRAHAAMEKGVDYARLIEFKLNALGAEPTVLAQARTSTSEKQP; the protein is encoded by the coding sequence ATGGCAAACCATTTCGATCTCGAAGAACAAGAGCAGATAGAGCAGCTCAAGCATTTCTGGAATACCTGGGGCACGCTGATCACCGGCGTGCTGGTGGTGGTGTTTGTCGGCTTTGCCGGCTGGAATGGCTACCAGTACTGGGAAAAGCGCCAGGCCACGCAGGCCGCTGCCCTGTCGCACGCCGTCGATGTGGCGCTTGCAAGCAAGGACTCGGCCCGTGCGGGCCAGGCCTTTGCCGACCTCAAGGATAAATATGCCGGTACCACGCAGGCGGCCCAGGCCGGGCTGCTGCTGGCCAAGGCGGCCGTGGACGAAGGCAGGCTCGATGACGCCAAGGCTGCCCTGGCCTGGGTGGCCGACAAGGGCGACGATGGCTACAAGGCCCTTGCCAAGCTGCGCCTGAGCGCCGTGCTGGAGCAGCAACATCAGTACGACGAAGCGCTCAAGGCGCTGGAAGGCAGCATGCCCGAATCCTTTGCAGGCATCGTGGCCGACCGCCGTGGCGACATCTACGCGGCCCAGGACAAGCGCGCCGAAGCCGTCGAGCAGTACCAGCGCGCCCATGCGGCCATGGAAAAGGGCGTCGACTACGCGCGCCTGATCGAGTTCAAGCTCAACGCCCTGGGCGCTGAGCCCACCGTGCTGGCGCAGGCCAGGACGTCGACCTCGGAGAAGCAACCTTGA
- the bamB gene encoding outer membrane protein assembly factor BamB: protein MAIARPRGVARWMALGLLAGALGGCSTVSSWFSSDTKPKPQELGPNPGLLAVHQAWTAKLGAEVPLATDIHVQGDTLLIAAKDGSITALDARNGSQLSRFVVGEPLTAGVGGDAQRQAVLTRSNQVIVFEQGRQLWKQPLPAAAYTPPLVAGGRVFVLAADRSLAAFDAANGRKLWTTQRPGEPLVLRQPGVLMAVGNTLVAGLSGRMVGIDPDTGAVRWEAPLASPRGTNDVERLVDLVGRVSRVGDSVCARAFQASVGCVDTQNASVRWTQPSKGADGIDGDADAVFGAESNGTVQAWRRGDGSRLWSIDQLQHRRLTAPLMLGRSVVFGDDYGVVHLLSKTDGQALARLKTDDSGLASAPVAAANTLVVVSRSGTVYGFRPD, encoded by the coding sequence ATTGCGATCGCCCGCCCGCGTGGCGTGGCGCGCTGGATGGCGCTGGGCCTGCTGGCCGGCGCCCTGGGCGGCTGCTCCACGGTGTCCTCGTGGTTCAGCAGCGACACCAAGCCCAAGCCCCAGGAATTGGGCCCCAACCCGGGCCTGCTGGCCGTGCACCAGGCGTGGACGGCCAAGCTGGGCGCGGAAGTGCCGCTGGCCACCGATATCCACGTCCAGGGCGACACGCTGCTGATCGCAGCCAAGGACGGCAGCATCACTGCCCTGGATGCGCGCAACGGCAGCCAGCTGTCTCGCTTCGTGGTCGGCGAGCCGCTGACCGCAGGCGTGGGCGGCGATGCCCAGCGCCAGGCCGTGCTCACGCGCAGCAACCAGGTCATCGTCTTCGAGCAGGGCAGGCAGCTGTGGAAGCAGCCGCTGCCCGCCGCTGCCTATACGCCGCCGCTGGTGGCCGGTGGTCGCGTCTTCGTGCTGGCGGCCGACCGCTCGCTGGCAGCCTTCGATGCCGCCAATGGCCGCAAGCTGTGGACCACCCAGCGTCCTGGCGAGCCGCTGGTGTTGCGCCAGCCCGGCGTGCTGATGGCCGTGGGCAATACCCTGGTGGCCGGCCTGTCGGGTCGCATGGTCGGGATCGACCCCGACACCGGCGCGGTGCGCTGGGAGGCCCCGCTGGCCAGCCCGCGTGGCACGAATGACGTGGAGCGCCTGGTGGACCTCGTGGGCCGGGTCAGCCGTGTCGGCGACAGCGTGTGCGCAAGGGCCTTCCAGGCCAGCGTGGGCTGCGTGGACACCCAGAATGCATCGGTGCGCTGGACCCAGCCATCCAAGGGGGCGGACGGCATCGATGGCGATGCCGATGCCGTTTTCGGCGCTGAAAGCAATGGCACCGTGCAGGCCTGGCGCCGTGGCGATGGCTCGCGCCTGTGGTCCATCGACCAGCTCCAGCACCGACGCCTGACGGCGCCGCTGATGCTGGGCCGTTCGGTGGTTTTCGGTGATGACTATGGCGTGGTGCACCTGCTGTCCAAGACGGATGGACAGGCGCTGGCGCGTCTGAAGACGGACGACTCCGGCCTGGCCTCGGCCCCGGTGGCGGCCGCCAATACGCTGGTGGTGGTGAGCCGCAGCGGAACTGTGTACGGCTTCCGGCCGGATTGA
- the der gene encoding ribosome biogenesis GTPase Der, whose protein sequence is MKPVIALVGRPNVGKSTLFNRLTKSRDAIVADFAGLTRDRHYGQGRQGKHEYIVIDTGGFEPDASSGIFKEMARQTQQAVAEADVVVFVVDARLGMSAQDHDIAKYLRRLGKPCVLVANKAEGMKEGVQLTEFYELGLGDVLPVSAAHGQGVRGLIDLALGQLNLPEPEEDDPFADVGQKPIRLTVAGRPNVGKSTLINTWLGEERLVAFDMPGTTRDAISVPFERAGQKFELIDTAGLRRKGRVFEAIEKFSVVKTLQAIESANVVLLLIDATQGVTDQDAHIAGYVLESGRAVVLAVNKWDAVDDYQRQMLERSIETRLSFLKFAPLHFISAEKRQGLGPLWNSIIQAHKAATCKMPTPVLTRLLMEAVQFQTPKKVGIYRPKMRYAHQGGMNPPVIVIHGNSLEHVTEAYKRFLEGRFRKEFNLVGTPLRIELKTSHNPFADKDK, encoded by the coding sequence ATGAAGCCAGTTATTGCCCTGGTAGGGCGACCCAATGTGGGCAAATCGACGCTGTTCAATCGGCTGACCAAGTCGAGGGATGCAATCGTCGCGGATTTCGCGGGCCTCACGCGTGACCGCCACTATGGACAGGGCCGCCAGGGCAAGCACGAGTACATCGTGATCGACACTGGCGGTTTCGAGCCTGACGCGTCCAGCGGCATCTTCAAGGAGATGGCGCGCCAGACCCAGCAGGCCGTGGCCGAGGCCGACGTGGTGGTCTTCGTCGTCGATGCGCGCCTGGGCATGTCCGCCCAGGACCATGACATTGCCAAGTATCTGCGCCGTCTGGGCAAGCCTTGCGTGCTCGTGGCCAACAAGGCCGAGGGCATGAAGGAAGGCGTTCAACTGACCGAGTTCTACGAACTGGGCCTGGGTGACGTCCTGCCCGTATCGGCGGCGCACGGGCAAGGGGTGCGCGGCCTGATCGACCTCGCGCTGGGGCAGCTGAATCTGCCCGAGCCCGAGGAGGACGACCCCTTCGCGGATGTGGGCCAGAAACCCATCCGCCTGACCGTCGCCGGGCGTCCCAACGTGGGCAAGTCCACGCTGATCAACACCTGGCTGGGCGAGGAGCGCCTGGTGGCCTTCGACATGCCTGGCACCACGCGCGATGCGATCTCCGTGCCCTTCGAGCGCGCCGGCCAGAAGTTCGAGCTCATCGACACGGCGGGCCTGCGTCGCAAGGGCAGGGTGTTCGAGGCCATCGAGAAGTTCTCCGTGGTCAAGACGCTGCAGGCGATCGAAAGTGCCAACGTGGTGCTGCTGCTCATCGATGCCACGCAGGGCGTGACCGACCAGGATGCGCACATTGCCGGCTACGTGCTCGAAAGCGGCCGCGCCGTGGTGCTGGCCGTGAACAAATGGGATGCGGTCGACGACTACCAGCGCCAGATGCTGGAGCGCTCGATCGAGACGCGTCTGTCCTTTCTCAAGTTCGCGCCGCTGCATTTCATCTCGGCCGAGAAGCGCCAGGGCCTGGGCCCGCTGTGGAACTCCATCATCCAGGCGCACAAGGCCGCGACCTGCAAGATGCCCACGCCGGTGCTCACGCGCCTGCTGATGGAGGCCGTGCAGTTCCAGACACCCAAGAAGGTCGGCATCTACCGTCCCAAGATGCGCTATGCCCACCAGGGTGGCATGAACCCGCCGGTCATCGTCATACATGGCAACTCGCTCGAGCATGTGACGGAGGCCTACAAGCGCTTCCTCGAAGGGCGTTTCCGAAAGGAATTCAATTTGGTCGGCACGCCGTTGCGGATCGAGTTGAAAACCTCTCATAATCCCTTCGCCGACAAGGACAAGTGA